In a genomic window of Drosophila takahashii strain IR98-3 E-12201 chromosome 3L, DtakHiC1v2, whole genome shotgun sequence:
- the LOC108066708 gene encoding zinc finger protein 706-like produces the protein MARGHQKIQSQAKASEKQAKIKKQQGHSANDQKKAAQKALVFVCAVCKSQMPDPKTYKQHFENKHPKNDMPEELKDV, from the exons ATGGCACGCGGACACCAGAAGATTCAGTCGCAGGCGAAGGCCTCCGAGAAGCAGGCCAAAATAAAGAAGCAACAAGGACACAGTGCCAACGACCAGAAAAAGGCGGCCCAAAAGGCACTCGTCTTCGTGTGCGCCGTTTGCAAG TCTCAAATGCCCGATCCCAAGACTTATAAGCAGCATTTCGAGAACAAGCATCCCAAGAACGACATGCCCGAGGAGTTAAAGGATGTCTGA
- the meru gene encoding uncharacterized protein meru isoform X1, which translates to MAPQQQNSTFIDDNLDSCPSLLNLPESPILPPRRCQNQDANNNNNNNKQAAFEERLVDESVGEPPLAPPAPPKAPAPPTRQACKNKHGRENGNVGQASRRHRSISLYGVNSTVEQGHKEIPIWMDDGEARYVSGVTNKTTCDDIIKALIDDELSNGEGLYCGNNPKDGGQRNTAAASRDYGDYIITESWGGIERSYDGNMAILPVWRAWSRVHNELRISLKHRDNFRDPLAMQLIPHSQPPTSFSMIKWLKKLLHLKKEKKIMPKPTKTPPKVPNKLKEKSTLGKKQSMADDLVLVIMPDQLYRGTENAAKAKLYKLAENRVSKQRHRRRSRHEITKASIETFRTAIPSECNNNNYINNNCIRRRKDKPMRNSVRNKLASLHADMNVRYEKEYALTRQLSEKCRLYRLQNERYKGPEMELSVGQLQQNIEAYAEDIIKTEHELLELKNEIRHDISLINNLKRLTLEETEKDTACKKGVVKLPQPSQDIENTPQVAKNTQEMQFVDNIYEFCDNNASMLV; encoded by the exons ATGGCGCCGCAACAACAGAACTCCACATTCATCGATGATAATCTCGACAGCTGTCCATCGCTGTTGAATCTACCCGAAAGCCCCATTCTTCCGCCGCGACGATGTCAAAATCAAGAcgccaataataataataataataataagcagGCTGCATTCGAGGAGCGCTTGGTGGATGAATCGGTGGGGGAACCACCATTAGCACCACCAGCACCGCCAAAGGCACCAGCACCACCAACTCGGCAAgcatgcaaaaataaacacGGCAGGGAAAACGGAAACGTTGGCCAGGCCAGTCGTCGCCACCGTTCCATTTCCCTCTACGGCGTTAATAGCACTGTG GAGCAAGGCCACAAGGAAATCCCCATCTGGATGGACGATGGCGAAGCGCGTTACGTATCGGGAGTGACGAACAAAACGACGTGCGATGACATAATCAAGGCGCTGATTGATGACGAACTGAGCAACGGCGAAGGGCTTTACTGCGGCAATAATCCGAAAG ATGGCGGCCAGAGGAATACGGCGGCAGCATCGCGTGACTACGGCGATTACATTATAACGGAAAGTTGGGGCGGCATAGAACGGAGCTACGATGGCAACATGGCCATTTTGCCCGTTTGGCGCGCTTGGAGCCGTGTACACAATGAG CTCCGCATATCATTAAAGCATCGTGATAACTTCAGAGATCCCCTGGCTATGCAATTAATACCCCATTCCCAACCCCCAACGAGTTTTTCGATGATCAAGTGGCTCAAAAAACTGCTGCATCTtaagaaagaaaagaagatAATGCCAAAACCGACTAAAACACCTCCCAAAGTGCCCAACAAATTGAAGGAGAAGAGTACGCTGGGCAAAAAGCAATCGATGGCCGATGATTTGGTACTGGTTATAATGCCAGACCAACTTTATAGGGGTACCGAAAACGCCGCCAAAGCCAAGCTCTATAAACTGGCCGAGAATCGGGTCTCAAAGCAGCGACACCGAAGGCGAAGTCGTCACGAGATAACAAAAGCTTCAATCGAAACCTTCAGAACAGCAATTCCCAGCGaatgcaacaacaataactaTATTAACAATAATTGCATTCGGAGGCGAAAGGATAAACCCATGAGAAATAGTGTTCGAAATAAACTAGCATCCCTACATGCCGATATGAATGTTCGCTATGAGAAGGAATACGCGCTAACACGTCAGTTATCCGAAAAGTGCCGACTGTACCGATTGCAAAACGAACGGTACAAGGGACCGGAAATGGAACTATCGGTGGGGCAATTGCAACAAAATATAGAAGCTTATGCCGAGGACATCATCAAAACGGAACACGAACTTCTCGAACTGAAGAACGAGATCAGGCACGATATATCGCTGATCAATAACTTAAAACGTCTGACTTTGGAGGAAACGGAGAAAGATACCGCCTGTAAGAAAGGCGTGGTAAAGTTACCACAGCCCTCACAGGATATTGAAAACACCCCTCAAGTTGCTAAAAATACGCAGGAAATGCAGTTTGTTGATAATATTTACGAGTTTTGCGATAACAATGCCAGTATGCTGGTGTAA
- the meru gene encoding uncharacterized protein meru isoform X2, producing MAPQQQNSTFIDDNLDSCPSLLNLPESPILPPRRCQNQDANNNNNNNKQAAFEERLVDESVGEPPLAPPAPPKAPAPPTRQACKNKHGRENGNVGQASRRHRSISLYGVNSTVEQGHKEIPIWMDDGEARYVSGVTNKTTCDDIIKALIDDELSNGEGLYCGNNPKAPHIIKAS from the exons ATGGCGCCGCAACAACAGAACTCCACATTCATCGATGATAATCTCGACAGCTGTCCATCGCTGTTGAATCTACCCGAAAGCCCCATTCTTCCGCCGCGACGATGTCAAAATCAAGAcgccaataataataataataataataagcagGCTGCATTCGAGGAGCGCTTGGTGGATGAATCGGTGGGGGAACCACCATTAGCACCACCAGCACCGCCAAAGGCACCAGCACCACCAACTCGGCAAgcatgcaaaaataaacacGGCAGGGAAAACGGAAACGTTGGCCAGGCCAGTCGTCGCCACCGTTCCATTTCCCTCTACGGCGTTAATAGCACTGTG GAGCAAGGCCACAAGGAAATCCCCATCTGGATGGACGATGGCGAAGCGCGTTACGTATCGGGAGTGACGAACAAAACGACGTGCGATGACATAATCAAGGCGCTGATTGATGACGAACTGAGCAACGGCGAAGGGCTTTACTGCGGCAATAATCCGAAAG CTCCGCATATCATTAAAGCATCGTGA